The nucleotide sequence GGTTGATGGTGAAATAACCTTTCTCGATTTTGGAATCAACCGCTTTACCATTTACTTTGATGGTGTATCCCAATGTCTTTTTATCGGAATAGCTGTACAGGTTGCCCGGAACTGCCTGACCTGTTACCCAACCGGGGATACGGATTTTCAGGTTGAGGTTTTGTTTGCCTTTCGGAGCTACCTCGATTTTGATATTTCCATCCCAGGGATAGCTGGTCGATTGTTTCATCTCAACGGTTTTGCCATTGACTTTAACGTCGGAATGGTTTGCCATAAAGAGATTGACATAGATATCATTGTTATTCACCGCGTAAATATATCCCGGTACGGAAGGGATAAAGCGGCAGATGTTTGACGGGCAACAGGCACAACCAAACCAGGGTTGGCGTTGGTGCTGTCCGATGGATTCAAGTGGGTTTGGATAAAAGAATCCTCCGCCATCCAGCGAAACGCCTGAAATCAGGCCGTTGTACAGGGTGCGTTCCAGCACATCGAAATATTTGGCGTCACCGTGCAACAGGAAGAGGCGGTAGTTGAGGTAAACGTTTCCGATAGCCGCACAGGTCTCGCAGTAGGCCGACATATTCGGCAGTTCATAATTACTCCCGAATGCTTCACCATTGTTTGTCGCTCCGATACCACCGGTGATATAGAGTTTCTTGTTGACAATATTACTCCAGATTTTGTCGATGGCGTTGATATAATCTTTGTCTCCGGTCAGTGCCGCTACTTCGGCCATTCCGGTGTACATATAGGCTGCGCGAACAGCATGTCCTACGGCTTCATCCTGTTCGATTACCGGTTTGTGTGATTGGTTGTATTCGGTATGCGTACTGGTTTTTCCTTTGTTGTCAAGGAAGAACTTAGCCAGGTCAAGGTATTTCTTATTCCCAGTTACGACATAGAGTTTCGCCAGTGCCATCTCGGCAATCTGGTGACCGGGAACCACTTTCACCTGACCCGGTTTTTCGCCGATCTCACGCACGGCGCAATCGGCATATTTGATGGCAATGTCCAGAAAGTTCCGTTTACCGGTAGCCTGAAAGTGCGCAATGGCACCTTCGATCATGTGGCCGAGGTTATACAGCTCATGGCTCAGGTCTTCCTCTTTTTCCCAGCGTTTGCTTCCCACCCACTCGTGCGGGTGTTTCGGATTCATGGTGCGGTAGGTGTATAAATAACCGTCTGGCTCCTGCGCTTTGGCTACAATAGCCAGCACACTATCGATATAATGATCCAGTTTTTTATCGGGATAAGTTTGCATCAGGTAGCTTGCCCCTTCAATGGTTTTATATACATCGGTATCGTCGAAGGTAAATCCCTCTTCTTTGTAGCTGTCACTCGGATGGGCAGCTTTGACAAAGTTCTCGTATCGTCCGGTCTCTTCGCATTTGCGGAAAGCCAACGGGATGGTTACCTCGCGGCTGGCTTTGAGGCGCTGTCCCCAGAAAGCATCCGTCACCTTCACTGCTGTAAAGGGCACCGGGGTGATGGGGTAAGTTGCACTCTTTTTTATCTGGGCCTGCGCACCGATGGTGAGACAAAGCAGACCTGTCAATAGGTGTTTTCTCATAGTTATTATTGATGTGTGTTTTGAATGATAGTTTCTGCGTTTAATTCTTTTACAAAGAAATAGTTTCCATCGGATTTACAGGTGGAAATATGTCTCAATAAGGAAGGTATTTTCGCCATCATCTGTAAATTGATATTCAATTATATTGCTGAATAATGACTTTCGGTCCTCTTTTTGGCTCAGTTGACTTCTTCAGCGTCAGCACCTCTTCCTGACTAATAGCCTTATCATACAGCCGGATGTTAGCGATGTAACCGGAAAAGTTTTCCGACGGCTCACCCGATGCTCCGATCAGGATATCTCCTTTTTCCACAAAAAGGGAGATAGGCGACTGGGTATTCAGTTTACCATCGACATAGACATTTTCCAGCATGCCGTCAAAGGTAAGTACAATGTGGTGCCATTTGCCTTTCGCCGGAACTTCCCTGTAGGGCAAATCGACCGCACCGTCACCGTGAGCCACAGCCCCGTAATGACCGGTTCCGTACATCAATGCGGAATAGGAAGATTGCAGCATGTTTTCGCGGGAAGTCCATGTTATCAGACATTCACCCGGTCCGATTTCCTGATTATATACCCAGGCCGAAACGGTATAAGGCGAATTCCAGTCGAGGCTGGCCGGTGCTTTTTTCGAAAGCTTCAGAAAACTTTCCCCATTGAACCCAATGGCTTTGACACTGTCGATCCATTCGACCGAAGGAGCGCCGTTTATTTCAAATTTCCCGCCCAAAGTACCCCGGTTAGGAACCTGAGAATAGAGGGTTCCGTAGTTCAGCGTATTGGCATCAAGATTTACCAACAGGCTTTTGGTACTTGTTGCACCGAGTGCATTCTCTTTCGGTGTGTTCTGAAATGAAGGGACGTCAAATAATTTATCATACACTTTGATATTCCATACTGCAGCCAGCATGCCCGATTTCTCCGTACCGGTTACCGTCAGCCTTACGTAACGGGCTTTCGTATCGTTGTCATCAATCATCGGACTTCCGCAACGGCGGTTATTGATCCGATCGCTGAAGATACTCCAGTTTGTATTGTCAATTGATACCTCGATTTTATATTGGTAGTAGAAGGTCGGATACTCAAACTGAGTCATTACCCGTTTTACGGATTTTACTCTTCCCAGGTCGATGGTCAGCGATTGCGGCATATCGGCAGAGGCGGCTTTCCATAGCGTGCCGTTGTTGTTATCCACTGCGTTTTCAGGTTTGTAGATATAGTCGTAATCACCGTTGCTATAGGCCGTTTTCTTTGAGATCAAAAGGTAGGAAGAGCTGGCATTGACTTTCGCCTGATATGCTAAATCGGAAACTGTAGCCCTATTTTTTCCCTGCAAACTGATGCCTGCATGTGTCGGAACCACCTTCTCAATCGTTTCATCGTCGGAGAATACCAGCTTATCGACACACACCTGTCTGAACTCTCCGTTAGTACTGTGCGGATTGTCATGGCGGTGATAAACAATATAGTAATCGTTTCCTTCTTTGAGAATAGAATGGTGACCGGGGCCATCAATCGTCCCATCATTATTGGTCACGAGTATCGGGCTGTTTTTGCCCGGACGGAACGGTCCTTCGGGGCTGTCGCTCACCGAATAATGTACGGCATAAGAGCTTAACCGGCAATCTCCAGACGAGTACATCAGGAAATATTTCCCATTCCTTTTGATGGGATACGATGCTTCGAAAGCTTTTGGAACCTGCTCAATAGGAATGAAGCCTGCTTTCTGAATGGAAAACATATCCTTCGAATCTATTTTGGCAAATCCTATTCCACCGAAAGAGGTACACCAGGTTCCGAAATAAGAATAGACCGAACCATCGTCATCCACGAGATACTGGGCATCGAGAGCGGGTAGATCTTTCTTTGATGTGCCAGCTGGAATGACCGCTTTCCCTTCATTGATGGGGGTAAATGGTCCCATCGGCGAATCGGAAACATACCCGTAAATGTTGCATCCCGCTTCACAGTTCCCCATAAAATAGTAATATTTGCCGTTGGGCGCCTGGAATACATCGGGAGCCCAACAGTTATTGAGTCCTTCAGGGATTTGAAGTTTCAGTTCGTAGTTATACCAGTTGACGAAGTCTTTACTGATCCACACCTGCGGAGTCCCCGAGGCCAGTTTGATACCGTCGGTAGTGGCGTAGATGTAATAAGTATCACCAAACTTCTTTACTGACGGGTCGGCAAAGTAGCCGGGAAGGAGGGGATTGCCTGTTTTATTGGTTGAGGGCTTCTCCTTCCCGTTGACAGAACAGAATGTTCCACCCAACATAAGGGATAAAGCCAGGAGCTTGATCTTGTTCATATATTTAAATCCAGATTATCGTATTTACCTATTTCGTCCCTACCGGATAATTTGCAATTACGGTTGTCATATAGCTGACCCGGTTGGACAACCACTGATGCAAATGCAAAGTCTCCGTTTGAAAATTCTTGTCAATCGGCCAACGGGAAGCATTACGCACCAATGCTCCGGCGATTGCGTCTCCATAACTTTGGGTAGTTTCCCAATACCCGGTCATGATTTTGTCTTTTATAGCTAGCCATCGGGTTTTGTATTCGCTGACAAATCTCTTGCTTTTAAACAAATCGGTAAAAAAAGAAGGGACTGCATATCCTTTGGTATGATTGACAGGATCTGTTCCCAGTACAAGTTCCGTATAACTGGTGAAATAGTTGTGTCCGGTGTACATGGTCGACCAATCAAAATCGAATCCCGCGTCAAAATCCCACAGCGGACCCATTGTCCAGCGACCATCTTTGTCTTTGTAAAGGTAAATGCTGCGGGGAGCATCTACTTCCACGTTATAAACCAGTTCCTGGATCAGCATATAATCAATAAAAGACGGGATATTTAAGACTTTCTCTACGCTATTGTAATCGGCACTTTTGATTGCTGTTTCCAGTTGAGCAAATTCGGTTCGGATTGTTGTCAACTGCGTCGTCGATGTAATATCCGGACTTTTGACACATACCGGCATTTGATAGACCGATGACCAGAAGTTGTCTCCTGCGTCAGGGCTCAGGTCAGGTCCGTCATCGGCGTCAAGTGAAAGCAAAACGCCGTCATTCGAATCAATTGCCACACGATTACTGCCCAGTTCTACCTGTTCTGTAAACATGTAAAGTCCGATATAGTCTCCATTCAGGGTTACTTCAACATATCTGACATGATTAGTGAATGGCATTCCCAGTCCTTGTCCGGTTGTGAAAACAAAGGTATTCATCAAATGGGTCGGATCCCGATAATTTGCCAGTAAAACCCAATCCTTTTCCGATTTTAAGCCAAGCATTTCAGCCTTATCATTCAGCTTTATCCGGTACGGCTTTTTGGGATACCAGAGCCAGCTTGAATTTCCTCTTCCCCTGATTTTTCCGTTGCCTGAATAATTCCAGCTTTTATTGTCTGATTTTACCGTAATCGAGCAATTGACATAAGTCTCCTTCGAATTCACCGGTGCCGCGTTCTCAGTCGTGATATTAATCTGAGCAACCAATAGACTGTCTGTCTGGAGGGACGTTGTCTGGGCATCCGGTTCGACAGGCTCATTTGATTTGGAACAACTGAAAAGGATTGCCAGTCCCAATATCATCGGTAGAAGGTATGGTTTCATCAATTCCTTTTGTTGATTAGGGTGACACATGAAGCGGCCTGCCTGAGGGATTCATGTGTCTGCCCCGGTTGATTTACTTTTATTTTATTGTCACATTAAAGACAAATGTCACCTGATATTGCTTACTATTCTTAGTGTAAACAAATGCTTCCTTCACGGTGTATTTGTCTCCGGCTTTGCTCTTGCCCGGGTATTGACCGATAGTAAATTCAAAATTGTTGGATGCAAATTCGTTGAATAATCTACTGTCATTGTCTTTTCCCCAGCTGGTTACATTGCCCGAACTGTCGAACCAGAAGCCCAGTCCGTTAGCGGTGGTGTTGTAGTTGAGCGAACCGTTTGACTCGACGGCGGCAAAAGCGATTTTGCCCTCCTGTGGTGTGGCTTTTGCATTGAGCAAGGCACCTGCGATTGCCGAAGGCTGCAGTACTAATGCCTGGGCCACTTTGGCGATGTCCCCGTTCGTGTTCAGATTGACTGTAGTCCCTGAGTAAGCGGCTGCATCAGCGGCAAATGAGAGATTATAGGTCAATGTCAGGTCTTTCGGAGTATCATTTGGATTAATGGTAATATTCCCCAAAAGGTCGGTATTTGTAAATTTAACCGTGTAAGGCCACTGATCATCGTTGCTCTCTTTTTCATCCCATGCACTGGGCAAATAAGATGACGGAGCTCCGAGTACAACAAACCAAAGTTTAACGCAACCTGCCGGAACGGTGAATTCCACATTGGCAGAAGTTTTCCGGTTCATATCGCTATAAACGCGCTGGCCATTGCTCAGTAAGGCTACATAGCCATATCTCCATCCGGCACGAGTGAGTGACGTGCTGTTATATTTGGTCGTTGTCAGCGTTTTTCCCTCTTCGGAATATTGGCCCGGGTCACCGGGTGCCAGAGCTGATCCTGGAGTTAATGCGGTAAAGGCCGTGGAAACAACGGTTCCGGCTGCCGGAACGTTCAGCGGAATAACATTGTAACCGGTTGTTCCCGGACATCTAGCATAAGCCACCTGATAAGTTCCATCGGTCAACTGATAGAATTTGTAGGTATGTTTGCCAATGTAGTTCGCTCCGTTTGAGCGGATGGCATCGAGATCCCAGGTAACGAAACGGGTAGCCGCTTCATACATCTCAGCATTCAACTGATCAACGGTCAGGTTATTCAGGCGCATGTAAGTCTGAATCGGATCTTCAGGACTTTTTGACTCCCTCCAGATTCTTCCGATAAAATCAATACCCCGCTTTTGAGCCCAGTAATAGTGAATAAAATAGCTAGCATAACGCTGCCATTCATGGCAAATGTGACGGTGGTAATTATCGGTATATACGGAAAAATTATAGGAATCAAAAGCCTGAGTAGGATACGATTGGTATGACTGCCATTGAGCGGTTTGTTCCCAGAAAGCATTACCTCCATTACCCCCAAAACCATATCGAAATCCCGTTGTTAAATCATCGGGACTTCCTGACGCGATCGCATCAGCATACACCTGATACTGGAAACTGTGGCCGATCTCATGAGCGATAACAGATCCCACCGGTTTACAGGTTGCCGGATTAACCCACAATCCTCCAATCACATTATCGTAGCCGCCACCGTAAGCTGCCCATTCGGTTTGATACAAGAGGTAGATTTGCATTTTATACTTGTCAAGGTTTGATTTTCCTTTACCGACCTCGGCAAATTTCAGTGTATTGACATTGACAGCATAATATTCTTCCTCTTTTTTCAGCATATCATCCACATCAATCCGCATGGCTTCAGGTACGGTGCTGGCATTAGGATCACTGCCGAAACCCGCTTCCCAGAATACAAAGAAATGCTCGGATTGTTTGCTCCGCACAAACGACCACTTACTGTCGCTACGAAGCACATCCATATTCTTCATTTCCTGAGGCTTGTAGTATTTGTTGTAGTCTTTTACATCAGATGGCTTAAGAATGACCACAGCCCCGGAATCCGTTTTCACTGTGTCTTTTTTAGCCAGAGTGGGCTCATCAACGCCAGTCTTACAACCTACAAAAGTCAGGGAAAAGACTCCTACAAATAAGAACGAAAAGAGAAATGAAAGGCATAAGCCGGGAAATCCCGGCTTATGTGATATTGATTTTAATTTAAATAACCTCATAACCAGTCTGCTATAATTAAGGCGCTGTTACTTTGAAGGTGATATTGAATGCCACGGAACCACCGTTGTATGTGGCAATCAGTTTGGTTGTCACCGTTGAGCCTGCCACTCCATTGTCCGGGTGATTACCTCCGTAGAGATACAACTCGGTCTCGCTGTGTCCGAGGCTGCACCATACCTGGCTGTCAGCCCATCCGGCAGCAGTACCATCCGCTTTAAGCCAGTAGCCCGGAGCGTCTGCTGTATATGTAGGAGCTGTTTCGCTCACGGCTCCCTGATAGAGTTTCAAATCACCGGCAACAATAGCCTGGTGGATCTGGTAAGTGGTCTTTTTGAACGCATCACGTAGTAGTTCCTTGACATCCACTTTTACCATAGCATAGTCGTTGCTGTAAGGCTTGGTCATTTCGATTGTTTTTTCAACAGCTTTAGGATCACCAGCTGGAGCCGTTTCCGGATCCTGGTATGCTTTTACGTTGACCTTGATTTTCAGCATCACGATCTTATTATTAGCCAACATGCCGTATTGGATAGTCACTGATTGTCCGCCTTTCAGGTGTCCGGGGAACTGACCAATTCCGATCATGTTTTCTGAGAGATCCCCATATGAAGAGTAAACGCTGGCATTATCCCCCCAGGCTCCGGCAAAGCCGTTCATGTCGTACCAGAATCCTTTTGGAGGAGCGGTACATTCCTGGTTGTATGAGCCATCTTCGTTAACAGCGATAAATTTCACATCTGCCAGGGAGGTCACGCCTAAATCGGATTTAGCCTGAGTAGCATTGAACTGAACAGAATCCATGTCGTATGTGCTTCTGGCCAGAACATCCATCGTCAGATCCTGTGTGCGAACGACAGGTGCTGTGATTTTTCCGGCCGCTTTAGCGTTGATTGTGATGACAACAGCCACACGTTTTTCGTTGTATTTCAGACATTCGATGATTTTTACCGTTTGTCCGTCCGTTAAATGTGACGGATATTGACCAATGTTGAATTTTCCCTCCTCGGTATTGAACTCAGCAAATACCATGGCTGATTCGCCCCATTTGGTTGTGTTGCCGTCGGCATCCCACCAGTGGCCCCAGGGAGAGTTGGTATTGGTGGCTGTTCCGTTGTCGGCATGAGTAACCCCCTCGATGGCGAAGCCTTTGATTTCGGGAGCACCGGCTGTGCCTTCTATACCGGCTAAAAGTTCTTCATTGGTAATACCAAAAAGTTTGGCAATTCTATCGACATCGATGGCCAGTGCTGCACCATCGTAAGATGTTTTACTGATTGTAACATCCAGCGAATATTCGAGAATCAGATTGGCATTGATATGTGTTCTTTCAGCCTCCCGAATGGAATCCTGCCGGGCTATTTCAGCTTTTTCCTCGTCAGTTAAAAAGTGCAGGCTACTGAAGTCTATGTTGTCCCCGCAACTGGCAAGTCCTGTCATCAACAGTGACAGAAATGCGATATATAAATATATTTTCTTCATGGTGTAAAGCTTGTTTAAGTGACCGGATGTCTGACCGTTTGCGAGGCAAACATCCGGCTTTGAAGTTTATATCTTAATTCGAACTGTTTGAATATCCGGCGTTCTGTTTCAGCGAGATATTCGCATCCAGAGCCGATTTGGGAATCGGGAAATAGTTCCAGTGAGTTTCGGTGGTGGCATCTTTGCAAAACCACGATTTGCCGTTGAATACGTTACGTCCGTCACTCATTTTGAAGCGGATCAGATCCTGACGGCGGTGGTGTTCGCCCACAAACTCCCAAGCCAGATCGTCCAGCAGACCGCCTAACTGGATGTCAGCTCCTCCTTCTGTTGTGCTAATGTATGAGGCGGGATCCCAGTTGGCAAATCCCTCGCTGGTATATTCGCGGTGACCGTAATTGTAGCGGCTTCCCCCTTTCAACTGGGCAACGGTGCGAACGGCTTTTGCCGCAGAGCTGAATGAGCGTTTGCGTACTTCGGTTACCAGATCGGCTGCGACTTGCTCGTCACGACCGAGGCGCAACAGACATTCGGCTTTGATAAACATGGCATCTGCCAGGCGGAAGAAGGCCACATCATTACCGTATGTACCTCCGTCTCCGGCTACGATTTCACTTTTCACAAAACGATACCCCTCCTGCTGGTAAGCTCCCGGATTATCGATAGAGTGAACCTTCAACGAATAGTTTAACACACCTTGTCCCGCCCAGTCGTCGGCAGAGAATGCAATCGGGTCACCGGACTGAGGAATGGTTTTACCACTGGCATCTTTCGTCGCCATGCGTTGTACTCCTCCTGCCCAGGTATATCCAAGGCGGTTGTCGCCCTCTTCGTAACTTTCAATAAACTGAGGTACGGCACAGCTACCATTCCAGGGGGAACCTTCATAACCGTAAGCTGCAGCACCGGCTCCTGGCAAACATTTATTTACCAGATAATTGTGAGATGCGTTCTTTTTGTCAAGAGGTAAAGCAAAGATAACCTCCGGTGAGGTCGAAATATTCTCTTTAAAATTGTCCTGATAATTAGGAGCCAGAGAATAACCTCCGTTTGCAATCACTTCATTTACCTCGGCAAGCGCTTTTTCATAATATTGCGTATCGTTCTTACCGAAATAGGTATTGTAGTTCAGGTAAAGTTTAGCCAATGCCATGCAGGCCGCATAACGGTTAGGATATCCGAATACCTTTTCCGTGCCGAGATCGTCCTTGATCGCATTCAGCTCGCTCACGCAGAAGTTGAAAATCGAATCGGCGTCAACCTGTTTGGGCAGGTAGCCTTTAGGGAGATTCTGGGTGGTTTCCAATGGAACGTTGCGGAAAGCGTCAAGCAGAACATAGTAATTCATCGCACGCAGGAAGCGCATCTGAGCCTGGTTGTTTCCGGTTTTGGGCAATACGTCCAAACATTTGTTGGTGTATCCGATACCCACGTAAGCATAGTGCCACAATCCTTCGATGTGTCCCAGGGTGTAATTCCAGCTGTGTTTGTGCATGTTGACGTAAAGGTCGCCCCAACCGATACCGATTCGTTTCGGAGTCATATAGGTATCGGCGCACTCCTCATTCAGGTCGAAGTAACCGTTCCATCCCCAGTAAAGGAAACGGAACTGGGCATATGCCTCACCCATCATGGAGCCTACCACTCCGGGGTCGTTAACATCAATGGTTTCATCAGTCAGTACATCGTACACATTCTCTTTCAGATCAGTACAGGCGCTGAAGGCCAGAACCGAACTAACCGCAAGGCTAAGTATGGAATATTTTAATAGTTTCATGATATTCAGAGTATTAGAAGTTTACAGAAAGACCTACGGTATAGGAACGAATGGTCGGATATTTGTCACGATCGTCAATACCGGGGGCCTTGAAAAAGTTAGAGACCTCAGGGTCAAGTCCGGAATAACCGGTGATACAGAAGAGGTTCTGACCTGATACATAGATCCTTGGATTCTGGATGTATTTTTTCATAGAAGCCGAGGTTGGAATGGTATATCCCAATGTTGCGCTGGTCAGTTTGATAAAATCACCGTTTTCAATATAGTCACTCCAAACGCCTTGTGACATAGAGTTGGAGAGTTTTACCATTTTTTGTTTCCCGGTAGATTCGTCAATTACCGCAGCACCTGAAGCATCAACTGCACCATACATTTTAGCCGCTGATTTCAAACGGTTATATGCGATAGAGTTGTTTTCGTAGAAGGCGCGCTGAACATTCAGAATCTGGAATCCAAACTGACCTGTAAATTGCAGGCTCAGGTCAAATCCTTTGTAACGGAAGGTGTTGTTCCATCCGGCATATACCTGAGGAAGACCGTTACCCAGGCGTTGACGGTTGGTTTGTTCGTTGTATTTGGTGTCAAACTCTTTGGCTACCCAGCCTCCGTTACCATCGGATACCTGTACCCACACAAATCCATCTTTGCTTACACCGGCTGATTTTAATCCCCAGAAATCTCCCATACGGTGGCCGACTTCCATGCAGTGCGTTGGTACTGAAATCGGATCACTTACGCCTCCTTCTTCTTTAAAATTGTCAGTTTCGTACAAATCATTTGATAAGCTCAACAATTTGTTTTCGTTGTGAGAAAGCGTCAATGTGGTGTTCCATTCAAAATTGCGGGTTCTTACCGGAATGGCATTTATCATTACCTCGATACCGTTGTTGCGCATTTGTCCGACGTTGGCCAGTGTAGTTTCGTACATATTCGGTGGTACTGGAACTGCATAGAAATAAAGCAGATCGACCGTTTTCTTGGTATAAAGATCTACAGAACCGCTCAACCGGGAATTCAAAACAGCCCAGTCGAATCCCAGGTTCCACTCGCGGGTAGTTTCCCATTTCAAATCGGGATTCGGATTTTGAGCCACTTTTAATGAAGGTGTCCATACGCCATCTTTACTTAGGTGCTTACCATACGTGTCGTAGTCGAAGGTTGTCAATGATTGGTAAGAGTCATTTGGAATTACTCCGGTGACACCGTAACCCAAACGGAACTTCGCATTGTTCAACCAGTTAAAGCCTTTCATGAACTTCTCATTACTCATGGTCCATCCCAGAGAGGCCGAAGGGAAATTTCCCCATTGGT is from Parabacteroides sp. FAFU027 and encodes:
- a CDS encoding glycoside hydrolase family 127 protein produces the protein MRKHLLTGLLCLTIGAQAQIKKSATYPITPVPFTAVKVTDAFWGQRLKASREVTIPLAFRKCEETGRYENFVKAAHPSDSYKEEGFTFDDTDVYKTIEGASYLMQTYPDKKLDHYIDSVLAIVAKAQEPDGYLYTYRTMNPKHPHEWVGSKRWEKEEDLSHELYNLGHMIEGAIAHFQATGKRNFLDIAIKYADCAVREIGEKPGQVKVVPGHQIAEMALAKLYVVTGNKKYLDLAKFFLDNKGKTSTHTEYNQSHKPVIEQDEAVGHAVRAAYMYTGMAEVAALTGDKDYINAIDKIWSNIVNKKLYITGGIGATNNGEAFGSNYELPNMSAYCETCAAIGNVYLNYRLFLLHGDAKYFDVLERTLYNGLISGVSLDGGGFFYPNPLESIGQHQRQPWFGCACCPSNICRFIPSVPGYIYAVNNNDIYVNLFMANHSDVKVNGKTVEMKQSTSYPWDGNIKIEVAPKGKQNLNLKIRIPGWVTGQAVPGNLYSYSDKKTLGYTIKVNGKAVDSKIEKGYFTINRGWKKGDVVEVHFDMEPRTVKAHPLVQDDQGKVAVERGPLVYCAEWPDNDFSVLNVVLNKKPSFTVEHKADLLYGINEIKTDAQILSYDAQGKIAAKDVKLTLIPYYAWAHRGSGEMAVWLPNELRATRPVMPPTLASECKIDASYKVKAISAINDGLVPKDENDRTVPYYHWWPKEGTTEWISYDFPVEKTVSRSTVYWFDDAPWGGCRIPQSWTIYYKDKNGEWKPVENPSQYGTEKGMGNDVTFKAVTTKALKLEVKLPEKNSAGIFEWEVE
- a CDS encoding family 43 glycosylhydrolase, translated to MNKIKLLALSLMLGGTFCSVNGKEKPSTNKTGNPLLPGYFADPSVKKFGDTYYIYATTDGIKLASGTPQVWISKDFVNWYNYELKLQIPEGLNNCWAPDVFQAPNGKYYYFMGNCEAGCNIYGYVSDSPMGPFTPINEGKAVIPAGTSKKDLPALDAQYLVDDDGSVYSYFGTWCTSFGGIGFAKIDSKDMFSIQKAGFIPIEQVPKAFEASYPIKRNGKYFLMYSSGDCRLSSYAVHYSVSDSPEGPFRPGKNSPILVTNNDGTIDGPGHHSILKEGNDYYIVYHRHDNPHSTNGEFRQVCVDKLVFSDDETIEKVVPTHAGISLQGKNRATVSDLAYQAKVNASSSYLLISKKTAYSNGDYDYIYKPENAVDNNNGTLWKAASADMPQSLTIDLGRVKSVKRVMTQFEYPTFYYQYKIEVSIDNTNWSIFSDRINNRRCGSPMIDDNDTKARYVRLTVTGTEKSGMLAAVWNIKVYDKLFDVPSFQNTPKENALGATSTKSLLVNLDANTLNYGTLYSQVPNRGTLGGKFEINGAPSVEWIDSVKAIGFNGESFLKLSKKAPASLDWNSPYTVSAWVYNQEIGPGECLITWTSRENMLQSSYSALMYGTGHYGAVAHGDGAVDLPYREVPAKGKWHHIVLTFDGMLENVYVDGKLNTQSPISLFVEKGDILIGASGEPSENFSGYIANIRLYDKAISQEEVLTLKKSTEPKRGPKVIIQQYN
- a CDS encoding CotH kinase family protein — encoded protein: MKPYLLPMILGLAILFSCSKSNEPVEPDAQTTSLQTDSLLVAQINITTENAAPVNSKETYVNCSITVKSDNKSWNYSGNGKIRGRGNSSWLWYPKKPYRIKLNDKAEMLGLKSEKDWVLLANYRDPTHLMNTFVFTTGQGLGMPFTNHVRYVEVTLNGDYIGLYMFTEQVELGSNRVAIDSNDGVLLSLDADDGPDLSPDAGDNFWSSVYQMPVCVKSPDITSTTQLTTIRTEFAQLETAIKSADYNSVEKVLNIPSFIDYMLIQELVYNVEVDAPRSIYLYKDKDGRWTMGPLWDFDAGFDFDWSTMYTGHNYFTSYTELVLGTDPVNHTKGYAVPSFFTDLFKSKRFVSEYKTRWLAIKDKIMTGYWETTQSYGDAIAGALVRNASRWPIDKNFQTETLHLHQWLSNRVSYMTTVIANYPVGTK
- a CDS encoding DUF4859 domain-containing protein, translated to MRLFKLKSISHKPGFPGLCLSFLFSFLFVGVFSLTFVGCKTGVDEPTLAKKDTVKTDSGAVVILKPSDVKDYNKYYKPQEMKNMDVLRSDSKWSFVRSKQSEHFFVFWEAGFGSDPNASTVPEAMRIDVDDMLKKEEEYYAVNVNTLKFAEVGKGKSNLDKYKMQIYLLYQTEWAAYGGGYDNVIGGLWVNPATCKPVGSVIAHEIGHSFQYQVYADAIASGSPDDLTTGFRYGFGGNGGNAFWEQTAQWQSYQSYPTQAFDSYNFSVYTDNYHRHICHEWQRYASYFIHYYWAQKRGIDFIGRIWRESKSPEDPIQTYMRLNNLTVDQLNAEMYEAATRFVTWDLDAIRSNGANYIGKHTYKFYQLTDGTYQVAYARCPGTTGYNVIPLNVPAAGTVVSTAFTALTPGSALAPGDPGQYSEEGKTLTTTKYNSTSLTRAGWRYGYVALLSNGQRVYSDMNRKTSANVEFTVPAGCVKLWFVVLGAPSSYLPSAWDEKESNDDQWPYTVKFTNTDLLGNITINPNDTPKDLTLTYNLSFAADAAAYSGTTVNLNTNGDIAKVAQALVLQPSAIAGALLNAKATPQEGKIAFAAVESNGSLNYNTTANGLGFWFDSSGNVTSWGKDNDSRLFNEFASNNFEFTIGQYPGKSKAGDKYTVKEAFVYTKNSKQYQVTFVFNVTIK
- a CDS encoding DUF4859 domain-containing protein, whose product is MKKIYLYIAFLSLLMTGLASCGDNIDFSSLHFLTDEEKAEIARQDSIREAERTHINANLILEYSLDVTISKTSYDGAALAIDVDRIAKLFGITNEELLAGIEGTAGAPEIKGFAIEGVTHADNGTATNTNSPWGHWWDADGNTTKWGESAMVFAEFNTEEGKFNIGQYPSHLTDGQTVKIIECLKYNEKRVAVVITINAKAAGKITAPVVRTQDLTMDVLARSTYDMDSVQFNATQAKSDLGVTSLADVKFIAVNEDGSYNQECTAPPKGFWYDMNGFAGAWGDNASVYSSYGDLSENMIGIGQFPGHLKGGQSVTIQYGMLANNKIVMLKIKVNVKAYQDPETAPAGDPKAVEKTIEMTKPYSNDYAMVKVDVKELLRDAFKKTTYQIHQAIVAGDLKLYQGAVSETAPTYTADAPGYWLKADGTAAGWADSQVWCSLGHSETELYLYGGNHPDNGVAGSTVTTKLIATYNGGSVAFNITFKVTAP
- a CDS encoding RagB/SusD family nutrient uptake outer membrane protein; amino-acid sequence: MKLLKYSILSLAVSSVLAFSACTDLKENVYDVLTDETIDVNDPGVVGSMMGEAYAQFRFLYWGWNGYFDLNEECADTYMTPKRIGIGWGDLYVNMHKHSWNYTLGHIEGLWHYAYVGIGYTNKCLDVLPKTGNNQAQMRFLRAMNYYVLLDAFRNVPLETTQNLPKGYLPKQVDADSIFNFCVSELNAIKDDLGTEKVFGYPNRYAACMALAKLYLNYNTYFGKNDTQYYEKALAEVNEVIANGGYSLAPNYQDNFKENISTSPEVIFALPLDKKNASHNYLVNKCLPGAGAAAYGYEGSPWNGSCAVPQFIESYEEGDNRLGYTWAGGVQRMATKDASGKTIPQSGDPIAFSADDWAGQGVLNYSLKVHSIDNPGAYQQEGYRFVKSEIVAGDGGTYGNDVAFFRLADAMFIKAECLLRLGRDEQVAADLVTEVRKRSFSSAAKAVRTVAQLKGGSRYNYGHREYTSEGFANWDPASYISTTEGGADIQLGGLLDDLAWEFVGEHHRRQDLIRFKMSDGRNVFNGKSWFCKDATTETHWNYFPIPKSALDANISLKQNAGYSNSSN